Genomic DNA from Channa argus isolate prfri chromosome 10, Channa argus male v1.0, whole genome shotgun sequence:
CAGTGTAAAAAGAATGCAGCAGATGCAAACATCCATTGTGTCAGAGACAGCTTTTGATAATGTGAGCCTGgcttaaaacatttgcttttagcagtttttatcAGTTTGATTGGGAGCCATTCTGGCCTTTCACCTTACAGTCGCTCAATCGTATCTTTTCAACAGGTGAATCCAGTGAGTGGAAAACTGTAACTGGACCTTCCTACAAGGATAGAGTTAATTTCACCTGCTTTTatatgcagcagcagagaggcagGAGTCTTacatagttttttgtttgacatCGTCAGCTAATCATTTTGAGGTTTAGTGGCCAGTCAGAGGTCACTAAATGTTCATAGCTATTTGGGAATGACCATGTGAGATACGTTTTTTCCCATGGGTTGACCTGAGCTTCATATGCCAAGGGTATCCCAGAAGCATGACTGTGTCTCAGCTGAGGTGGAGGTTAGGATGGTCCCTCAAGGCGCTGCAGCTAAAGATGGCCATGCCCTGAAGAACAGATACAAACACAGGATGGAGAGAAAATAGATTGTCATTGTATAATTTGAGCATTTGAACAGTAGATGTTTTTTCCATTAGTTGTTCCTGGAAAACAAGAGGACAAAGAAGCAAAGTCCTGGCACGGAAAATAATACCATATTATGCTCAACTGTAATCTGGTGTAATATATATACGATATACTTCTGTAAAGTTTAATGTCAGTCTCCTGTTGGCTTGGGAGTAATCAGTGTTTTCAACATGCCTGACAATGTGACATACGAATGTCGTGGAAGTTTATAAATAGACGTCTGTTTTGGGTTCCCACGCTCAAAAAGTGCAGCAATATGAAGACTTCCACAAGCCAATCAATGAAAACAGAGTGGGTTTTGGGGAGGAGGGATGGCCTTAAAGACACAGGAGCTGATACAAACCATTTCACTCACTTATGAGTGAGTTATAAGATCAGTCAGCACCTTTTTCAATTACAATCACACAACCTTATCATACAACAAATGCATCCCCTGGATAAAATATATGCCTTAATTAATACACAATATGGTGTGTTTACAATGTATCTGGACAAACAATATTATGTTGGATatcactttgttgttttttcctaaaTTGAGTGTCAAGGTAGACACatacataacaaaaataaaaaatgaatgagaagaaaacaacaaacctgtaacaaaaatacacagctgcagtgcagtcagtaaaaaaagcacacagaTGTACTGCATTGgtaaacaaacactgacacttgGACACAAAGATAAAAGCAACTTACCACACCATGGCCCCTAACGAGGAAGACTTCCACTTAGACGTTGCCGTAATTCTACAGAGACACTGAGAAAAATGATGTGATGTGGGGGTGATGAGGAGGAAAAGCAGTCATCCAACCATTCCAGGATTGTTGGCTTGATTctcggctcctccagtcacatgtcaaagtgtctttaaaGAAGCCACCAAACCCAAACTAAACCCCAACCTCCCAGTGAGaacaggccagctgcataacagctccccatttgtgagtgagtgtgtgtgtgattgtgagagtgaattggtgaatgagaagcagtgtagagTGCTTTGGGcaccaataaggtagaaaagtgctatataagtgcagaccatttaccatttaccatgtaatacacatttacatttgatggAATTAAACTTAAAGGCAGAGAATTCTAATCAAACTGGTCTTAGTTTCTGATCTATTCAATGTGTCCATCTTATATGGACACTGTTAAATATAATCTGCTCTGTACGTGATGTGGACATTGTTTGAACTCAGGCCATTGGAACCCAGCGTTTGGACGCTGATGTGGATGGGGACACTCAGGTCAACATTCTCCATAATACACTGTGGagcataacaataaaacattcagtACATGAATTGCGGTTTGGGTTTTTGGAGTGTTAGCAGAACACGATAATGCACAGCTGTTAAGTACAGGTGGAGCTGTTACCTTGGTGCATGCTGAGCTCATGACAGATTTGTGGAAGTCTCCGTCAATGAACACCTTAGAGGTAATTAAAGGCAAACACCTTTAGACAAATATCTCTCAAAATCAAAGCTCATATGTCAGTGTACCTGCCAGTTCATTCTTCCTACCCTGTATCCATACACAAACGTGCCGTTACTGCAGCCCAGTTCATCGAGGGGAGGCCTCTCCCAGCCAATCATGAGGCTGCTCTGGCCCACTGTTCTAATGACCTCAACAGCACTCACCTCTGCTGGAGCTTCTAGAGGTAATCAGACAGAGAACGGTTAAGCATCCTCACTTGCTTGCTCATATTGCAGATGCAAAATTAGTGATGGGTCAAACAATACTGAAAAGTTGGTGCGTGTGCCAAGCAGAAATTGTGAAACCGTGTATCTAAGTGTGTATgctttaagaagaaaaaaaataaatcacgtGACCCatacagctgctgtgttgtaAGGAAATGAAGAATTGTGTTTATCTTTTGACTGTAATGTCAAAAGataaacacactgtactgtactgtaggaAAGGACACTTTGTTTGGTGctttttgtattagtttttgtttcgTCATTGTCCACTGATATTTATTGGACCATcgagaaaaaattatttttctctagCCTGGGATCATTTTGATCTTATAACTCCAAATACATTTCTCCAAATAAGTTTTCCTTTCCTGTCTAcacttttgctcagttttcatttAAGTTTATTATGTTCAAATTCCCTTCTGAAGGACTCTACACTTAATTTTTCCTTCCATTATTTAACCGCTTCACAGAGCTGTCTTACATAAACAGGAGCACTTCATCAATGCACCTCTACAaacttgctttaaaatgtttatgtactTGCGCCTCATCTGTAGCTTCTGGgacttttttccaaagcaggaAAACTGCAAAATCAACTTGGCTCAAACATGCTACCAAAACGTctctttcttaataaaaatgtgtgtgatggCTTTTCCCCTCACATAAGTACACAAGCACTCCcactttcacttatttttcattaatttcattaattaatttcatttcatttcatttatttttttcattaggtTTATGTACTGCAGTGTGCTGATGTAGGCAGTAAATAGAGCAACATCAAACTATCAGAATGTGACAAAACAGCCTAATTCTAGGCTGGGTACATCGCACTGCTGCAAAAACTAATTTTCTACAATGTTAAATTGCAGCAATATGCACAGAGGACTAGAGAGGACACAGAGGAAGTGTAGGAATTGTTGTGTCGTTACAATAAAGACATTTCAATGTTTTCAATTTCTACACCACAATTATATAAAAGCTGCTCAACcgtatgtgtttgcatttaataACAACAATTACTTCTACTGGGGCTTTaagaaaagttttattattcttttgtgTGAATAATCCGATATTGAACATTTGCATTACCTGGTTTAGGTCTTGCTCTCTTGGTCTTTTCTAGGCCAGCAGGAGACCTTCTGGCAGATGTTTCGGAGTTCTCAGGAGAGGGATGTGTGGTTGGAGTGCAGGATGCAGTGAACACAAAGTCGTCATATGACAGGGCAGCACCATCCGTTTTTGAagtcatattaaaaatattaacctTTGGGGGTGCTGACATGCTAGAGGCAGTTCTGTCTGAGGCAGTGTTTTTTGGATTTGTGTCAGAACCTATTGACAGAGGCAAGTCCAAGCCAGTGGCCCTCAGAGTTAAAGGAGTGGCAGCTGGACGTGGTGCATCAGATATGTCAGAAATAGTCATTTGCTTTGTCGATGTTGTGGGTAAAGATACCATAGAACCACTGCTTGAGATGGATTTGGCTTTGTTAAGTGGCATAGTGGCCAAAGGAAGGTGAGATGAGCCAGAATTAGCAAATGTTGTAGTTTTAGATGTAACTGTTCTGTTGTGATTGTCAGTAAACACATTAGGGCTGAGTTTCACACCAGCAGATCTTGAGCCAACTGCATTAAAAAGTGTTACTGACTTATTAATGGCAGTAGGTTTTATTACAGGAATGTTTGTAGTATGGCCTGTGGTGACTTGGGAGGAGTTGGAATGGGGATTATCAAAACCAATGTTCTGCTCACTTGTCTGAGAGCCTGAGATCAGGTCTGCAGGAGCTGAAAACAATAGACTTTTCCTGGGTTGCTCTTCTCTTCCCCTGCACATTGGGGcctataaatacaaacaaaatgaaagcagatTTGTCAACACAGTAATAATCTCAATTTTAGGCTTGACTCCACTTTAATGTGTCCTTGTTTCTGGTGAGATTTCTAACATTAAAATTACCATATGTGCATTactgaatgtttaaaaagttgGTGTTTACCTGATAGCTGCTCATCAGAGTTTTCTGCAGTTGCTTATGCAAGTTGATGATCTTTTCGGGACTACTCAGCCTCCTGCTTGGACTGCTTCCTTGGCTGGAGAGTGGGGAGGATGGACTCGGTGAGGATTCAGTCAAGTTGGTGAAACCTGGGGAAAATTTCCCTTTCATGTCTGGATGATGAAATTCAAGTTTCTCTGAACCACAGGCAGAGTGAAACAGCTGTATTGGAGGTGATACAAaactttaatgtttctttttacaggACAAATGCTAAATAACATGGTTCTGATTATAATTactaattaattataattataaatatataattatgaaTTAATATGTCTGGTATATACAGAATGTCAAGATATCAATTTACAATATTAATGATTCCGTGATTAAAAACAAGTTAGTGAGTACGTGAGGCAACCTACAGGTTCGGTCTCATGTAAAGTGGGTTTTTAGTGCTAAAGTCTTATTTAGGACCACAGTTCCCCAAAATCACTCTCAcctgtgttgtgtttgtatttaaggCCTCTTTCAATGGAGCAGCAGGTGATGGTGAATCATAGATATTGATGAGCTCTTGCACGGGTGAAAAATTGGCATTTTTCTCAGATTTTTCCACTGTGACTTCACTGCTGCAGTATTGAAGATTTTCTGTACATTCCCTGGTAGTGCAAGTgtgattttcactttttaagtCTCTGCATTTGACTCCAGGTTCACTGAATCCATTTTGGTGCCCTTTGTTAACCGATGGTAATATAGCAGGGGAGCTCGGATCAGGTGGCAATCCACCACTGTAGTGTGGAAGATCGGAAATAAATCCTGCTTTAAACCCAGCACTGTGATTCTGGGTGTTTACGCTCTTTCCTGGTGTGAATGTTGCAGTGTAGTCTTGCAGAGCGGAGTCACTGAGCAGTTGCTCGACCTGCTGTGTGAGCGTAGAGTCCATGCAGCCATGTCTGTGCATGGCCTTCATCATCTGAACCAACAAGCTGTTTCTCTCCTGACACTTCACCACCAGGCATGACAGCTTGGCCTATTATATAACAAAACAGCAGCCAGTACAAATTACCTGCAGTCCAacagacatgttttaatatGACTACTGTTACTTGACTGTACAACAGTGTACAagataaaggaaaacaaagctATACATTTCCTCACCTTCAAAGGAGCTATATCCAGATCTGTATGGCTCTTCCTTTTCAAGAGTGCATCATACTGCAGACAAAACACATAGAAAAGTACTGAAGAATAAATGATACCattcataaagaaaatatgACTGCAAAACTACAGCTGACAGGTCATGTACCTTAGCTCTAATGTTGTTGTAGCGGGTCCAGAGTGACGTGAGAACACCACTCAGATCATTTTTGCTGCCCTGCCCTTGTTTTAGAGCGATATACTCAGAGTTCAACTCTTCCAGAGCCACCGACTGTgcagttttacacacacatcaacaagcacacacagagtaaCAGATCCATAATTAAGCCTCCCTTATGATGTTGCTGTTTCTCGTTTTTTGTTACTGCAATTATCAATTATTTCTGCATTATTTTGTCGAAACATCATCAAAAGTCAAATAACTGGAAACCAGTGATGATTAGTAATGTGGGTTAAGTCTTACTAGGTTGATGAAAATACAGGTTTTCagaaagcagaaacacattGTTACTGAGCTGAGATCATAAATGCAAGATTGCCACTGTAATTAATTTAGAATTCATTTGTGAAAAACAGAACTTTACCGTATGTCATTCTTACCTTAGctctgagctgagctgagaGGATGTTGTATTGCTCCTCTATCTGTGTCTTTACTAACTGAGCATCGGTCTTCTCTCTGACCACACCTGTCAGGCTGCTCTGCAGCTCCCTCACCTATGACAGAAAAGCACTGTTTAAAGCAAACAGATCAATATTAACTTTAATTAGCTCTGCACCAGCTActgaataataatataaaagaaaCAAGATGCCCAAAATAAGAATGCATTAAGGAGTTAATCTGGTCTTAAAAGGCAAACGGAATTGAAGTGTAAACAAGCACATCAAATGTGACACAATTCACACGCCATGCATTAATTTCTACCACAAAATAAttgtcatgtactgtatatctatTTAAATACCTGGCTGGTGAGGCTCGCATTTTCCGTTCTGATTTCTTCTACTTGACTGGCTAAATCAATCACTCTCATTCCTTTTTCAGTTGCTTGAGTCGCcttcttctctgcctcctccctcCTGGCTTCTGACTGACACAATTCACTCTGCAACTTCTTGGTCTGAACATTTACGCAAATAACATGAGCGCATTGACTTTCTTTCTCTGATGAACTGCCATTCACGATAATAGAGTGCAAATGAAGTACACTctcaattttaacatttaaacatttggtGTACTGGTTTCCTATATTGTGACTCACTTTCTTCCAAGTAAATGTTGTCTTTAACTGCAAATGATGAGAGAAGCTTACCTCTGCTCGAGTCTCTTCCAGTTCCTCTCGTGACCTCTTTAATTGTTCTCCCAAAGCTTCAATCTCTCTCATCAGATCACTTTGCTTCTATTAtccatgaaaaacattttgtgttaccTCACAGCACTCACATTACatgatactgtatgttgatGAACCATAATGCTGACAGAGATCACAGTGTGTCTTTTTTATACCCATGTAGAGTttcctttgaagtttttaatgTGGCATTTTTCTGCATCGTATTCTTCTATCCCAACTAGGGTCATATCAGCACCATTTGGATTCAACAGATGCTGCAtttgtttcctctcctctgtttgtgtttggctgATAAAAGCAGAATGGACACTGTTTTTTTCTACTCTTAGCCCCTGAATTTCAAGTCTTAGCTGCTTTTCCTCCTGTTTTAAACAGCTGACTGAATGTTCAGCTtgtcctttttcttctctcaaactgttaattgatttttttaacttgtcGCAGTCTTCTTGTAAAGTGTAGGAAAACTGGTCTCTATTTTCTTTGAGACACTTAAGGGAATTGGTTAGTTCATCTCTCTCCTGTTTTAAATTGAGCCCTTCGTGGCCTAACTGGGCATTCTGTCTCTGTAAACATTGTATTGATTGCAGAATTTGATCTTGCTCTAATTTTCCACTTGAAAGAGATTCCATCAgtgcctgtttttctttttcaagacCAGACAAagtctctttttcctctttcaggcCACTCATTGACCTAATAAAGTTATCTCTACTATTCTTCAGTGCAGAGACTGCTTTACTAAACTCTTCTCTCTCTTGTTTGAGACCAGCAAGAGACTTAGAGatgttgtctttctcctctttcagtCCCCAAATTGTCCGAGTTAAGTGCtgcttctcttctgtctgtATCTGGACTGACAGAGCTACTTCTTTCTGCTGCTCTCTGAGGCAATTTAAGTGGCCCAGGAGCTCTTCTCGGTCTGTTTTGAGGATCTGGATAGACTTGATCAGCTGGTCCACTTGATCAGTCAGCGAACTAACCTGCAAAGTGTTTTGTAGACTGTTTTGCAATAAACCGCTTGGATTATTATGCTGTGAACCAGGAGCTGAAGCTGTAGTCAAATCAGCTATTTGTTGACCAGAAATCAACTGCAGTTCTTCTCTGTTTAGCACATTATCCCCCAAACTGCCCACATGTACTTTGAGGTTGTGCTGCTCTCTACTCTCCTCTAAATTTTGCTGTAGATCCATGATGGTATTGAGATCATCCTCAGTCTTCCTGGTGAGTTCTGTGATTAGACAGCCTTGTTCCTGTTTCTCCTGCTCCAGGCTGGCTCTGTCTTCTTCTAACTTAGAGATATGCTCCTTCAGCTGTGTTTCCTCCTTCTTGACCTCCTCCTCTCTGAGCTCAATATGAGCCAGCAGCTCCTGAATCCGGTCTGCCAAGGCCCGGTTTTCCTGATTCAAGGCCAGGGCAAGATCATCCTGGGCAAGGGAAAGGATGGTGTTATCAGGAGTAGAGGAGGGCTGAGGGTGATCAGCTCCATTACAGCTAGACAGTAAGATGATCTGTGTATGCATAAATAGAATGCATGATAGAATTTGATAATTTAAGTACAGCCGTTGTTTAAAAGGTtgggtttattttgttgtaaatttgaAAATACTGCAACTGCTGTGGCATACTATACCTTTTCTCTTGAAGACCCTTGTTCTGCCTcagcttcttcttctgcctGTTTTTTGAGGTGTAAGTTTAACTGAATATTCTCCTCAGACATTACCTGCAGCAGttgctgtgtgtgctgcagggcAACCTCTAGGCTGTCACTGTGCTCTTGAAGGGCCTCAAGATCCTTTTGTAAGCCCATGCTCCTATAAGCTTCCCTCAAGGCATCAGATTCCTCACTGGGGTTTTTCTCTAGGTTTAAAATTCCCCTGGAGCACAAGGTTCCCAGTTTAAACTCATCTATTGTCTCTGTAGTCAAGGAGAGTGTCTGGAAGTTGGGGTTGGTCCTGGATCCTTGGCAGGCAGAGAGGTTTACGGGGTCTGATTTGGCAGATGAGGAGTGATCGTTGGTCTTTTTCTGAACGGTCTCCGCTGCATCCTGGTGGTGGACATGTGGAACTGCGGATGAATATGTCTGGGCTAGACCCTCACTAGTAGCCCCCTGTACCTGtggaaattatatttatgacatgtaaataaaaaattccatccaagtaattaaaattcatattttaccatggtaaaatattcattttatttagatGCACTCTTTCCCCAGGGAGTTATGTAACACACTAACTTATAGCAGCAGAGCCTTTACTTATTGGGTGCATTCCCTCTGTTCATGCTGTAAGTCCTTCTCATGAAACAAGAAGGAACTTAATATTAAGCAAATAATAATACCCAACTGGATATTCAATGATCCTTTTAATATCGGcattatatttgaaaaaacCCATTTGGCCTGTCCTAAGTGTAAAACTAGCAAAACTgactaaaagaaagaaactgcatCCATTTGAATAGCAATATCTCTAAAACCAATTTAAAAGTAATGCCTAATAAACAGGTGCAGGATACTAATTATTTATACAGGCCATCAACAAATGCTTTATATCGACATGTTTAATAATTCTACATTTGATATTTCTAACCTACATACACATATGTTACTGATATTGAAGTTAAGGATTATAAAATCTTGATATAGAATAAAGTCTTATTTTTGAAGTAAAAGGCACAGAATGTGGTGAAAAAAATTCAAGTAAATACTGGACCATGTGTTACTGTGTATGCGCTTGTATGACCATCTGTACTGTTGTTGTCTTATTTGTGTTCTGTTGCTCCTGCTTTATTTGGGTCTCCCTTGCCCGTAGATCTTATACAATGCCACTACCTTAATCAACACAatgtatgtaataataataattatggttatGAAAAAGTCTTACACACCTCTCCAAAGCCCCGTACAAAAGAATGTGTCATGGTGGTGTTAGAGGACCGAGGACAAATAGTACTGCAGTTTGGCGAGCTGGTCCCAAGACTCCGACATGTGGACTCAGAGATTTGAGATGACTGACTTGGTATTTGGTTTGTAGCTTCTTTGAGGACCTGCTGGAGTCTGTGGTTCTCCTCTCTGAGCTCTTCTGCCTCCTCCAGTAGGGAGCTTTCAGACAATTTCAGCCGCTGCATCTCTGCCTTCATCTCCTCCATTTGGCAGCCGAGGAAGTGGCTGTTTTCCTGGGCCCCCTGCAGCTGCTCCATAAGTCTTTTTCGTTCTGTCATcccatcctcctctctctccaacAGCACCCTGAGATCCTCCTGTAGGCTCAGGATAAAGCGTTGCAGTCTGGCCTCATCTGAGCTCTGTCTTgtatctttgtttctttctccttctgtatCTTTCTCTGATTTTCCCTCATCGCCATCTTGTCCGCTTTCTCTTTCAGTTTCAACACTTGGCTGCCATTgcttccttttctcttcctttctctcttcttctccttcacccTCTCCTCTCATGGTAGTCAGTCTCTCTTGTTGTTTCCAAAATGTCATGGTCCCACCAGTGATTCTGACTGCACTGATCATTGCTGCCCCCGTGGCTGCACTTACAATCATGTCAAGTAGCTGCTTCTCTAAAGTGTAGATCCGGCTCTGAAGGCTCTGCTCTCTGTCCTGGGCCAGGGTGAGTTTGTGCTGAAGTTGGGTTTTAAAGTTCTCAAAGTACTGGGACTGGCGACTCATCTCATCTTCTTTGGCCTTTAACTGTCTCTGACAACGCTGCAGTCGCTCTTTCCATACCTGCTCCCCTCGCTCTTTCTCCAGAGTCTGAGAAATGGTAAAGATGGGAGGGAGTGAAAACAGTAAAGGGAGATATTGGAAAACCAACTCCTGACTTATGGTAAATCCCACACTGTCAATGAATTCAAAGTTTGTTTTACAACATGCTGTGGCTAAGCCATTTCCTGAGTTACACAAAAGCCCTTTTAGAATATGCATTAGCTTGTGTGATAGTAATGTAACAGTATCATGTCTTAGCAGAGTGCTGTTACCAACACTAGCTTGTACTGTTTTCtgtactgtttgttttatttcattctttacCTTTGAATCTTTGTAGTTGTAGGTAATTGAATTAATTAAGAAAGTCCATCCCTTGAGCTGGgctaaacacaatatttatttgtgCCTGCAGTAGGGACGTGTGAACTCAAAATGTCCTAGAGCATCTCCTAAAACCAACTTGTAAAgttattttgtggtttgttcGTCCCTGCATTGTGATGCATTTACAGATCTAGAAAACTCACCATGGCCCTGACTTCCCCCCTGAGCATTTGTAGTCTGTGGTCCAGCCTCTGAGAGTGTTGCATGCTGGGGGTTAGCTGACAGAGCTGTAGCAGCAGGCTCCTCTCTGACCTCTGTAACGGTTTGATCctgcaacacaacacagagaAGCTGTTATCATCGCATAAATCTGCAAACTAACAGAAATGTGAAAGATGCAATTACCTTCTAATGCTAGAAGTAATGCAAATTTAAATCTCCTGGATTGAGCAGTCCAGCAGAAATGTTAGCAGCAGCGTGTTTGCATGCAAGTGTGTCGTGCAGTCAGGAGCATTTGATATGCGATATCACCTCTGCCAAAAGTGAGCATAGTAGCAGGTGTgcgcatgtgcgtgtgtgtcactGGATCTCCCCTCTCCCCCAGTCTCTCACCTGTTCATCAGGGAACTGTCGAACCCGCAGGTTCTGATTAGTTCTCACAGAGTTCATAACCATAATAATACTACTGTTTCCGGTACCTGTGTTGTCTGATTAGGTCATGTGATCCTCCATTGGTCAGCCTGCTCCACTTAGGTGAGCTTTATTAACCTGTAACAAAAGAACTGATGTTAATACTCTTTATCGttttcacttacacacacacacacacacacacacacacacacggaggcaAAGATCCATatgcacaaaacacaattaTCTATTATTTACAATGTTAACAGCTTGGTTGCAAGTTGTCAAGCACAGGTATCTCTCAGGTTACCCTGCCTCCTAATCCTGTCCCCCTCTAGCTACACCTACCACATTTTACAAATCCTCCCATCATGAAAGCTTAAAAACCTACTATTTTTTCAGGTCTGTAATAAATCCATGCTCTAATGCTTGTATTTgctgttaaacacattttgcacaaGTTTACCAGAACATTAACAAGGGTTCAGGAGCCTGTGTGTTGTAAATTTGAATATTATCAACTTAATTTGTCTAACTGCTGAGCCTAGCAGCCTCATATTATCCTCAGAATGAGGACTGTGGATTTTTTCCCTGATGATCTGTACTGGCTAATGCTTAACTCACACCAGAcaagaaaaactatttacattATATAATCTGGAAATTGTGCTATTAGGATAGGATTAACCATTATAATAttctacaaacatttaaactgatatAAAGAAATATACAAAGCAGTAAATTctcaaaggaaaatgtaaataataaccAGTTTTTTGTCCACCACTGCAGCAATGAGCTTCCAGTAAGTTCAGCGTCCACTCTGAAATCAGTTGCATTGTTGTTTCCTTAGAAACGCCAGAGACGCTGGACTTTGGCAGAATCCTCCTTCTCCAGTTGGCAATCGGCTTGTTCAGCCCCTTTTCTGCCCAGTACtttcccttctttttctccctccatctcttctGTTATATTGTTTGACTGGGCATCTTCAGTCAAACCCTTTAGCTGAGGCTTTGTCTTCTCTCATTAATAGATCCTCTGATTCAGAGTTTTTTTCAGTAAATCCACTTGTGTTTGGTTCTTACCGAGGAGTTAGGGTGTTATGTTCCAGGTCCAAGAACCACTAA
This window encodes:
- the jakmip1 gene encoding centromere-associated protein E isoform X9; this encodes MQHSQRLDHRLQMLRGEVRAMTLEKERGEQVWKERLQRCQRQLKAKEDEMSRQSQYFENFKTQLQHKLTLAQDREQSLQSRIYTLEKQLLDMIVSAATGAAMISAVRITGGTMTFWKQQERLTTMRGEGEGEEERKEEKRKQWQPSVETERESGQDGDEGKSEKDTEGERNKDTRQSSDEARLQRFILSLQEDLRVLLEREEDGMTERKRLMEQLQGAQENSHFLGCQMEEMKAEMQRLKLSESSLLEEAEELREENHRLQQVLKEATNQIPSQSSQISESTCRSLGTSSPNCSTICPRSSNTTMTHSFVRGFGEVQGATSEGLAQTYSSAVPHVHHQDAAETVQKKTNDHSSSAKSDPVNLSACQGSRTNPNFQTLSLTTETIDEFKLGTLCSRGILNLEKNPSEESDALREAYRSMGLQKDLEALQEHSDSLEVALQHTQQLLQVMSEENIQLNLHLKKQAEEEAEAEQGSSREKIILLSSCNGADHPQPSSTPDNTILSLAQDDLALALNQENRALADRIQELLAHIELREEEVKKEETQLKEHISKLEEDRASLEQEKQEQGCLITELTRKTEDDLNTIMDLQQNLEESREQHNLKVHVGSLGDNVLNREELQLISGQQIADLTTASAPGSQHNNPSGLLQNSLQNTLQVSSLTDQVDQLIKSIQILKTDREELLGHLNCLREQQKEVALSVQIQTEEKQHLTRTIWGLKEEKDNISKSLAGLKQEREEFSKAVSALKNSRDNFIRSMSGLKEEKETLSGLEKEKQALMESLSSGKLEQDQILQSIQCLQRQNAQLGHEGLNLKQERDELTNSLKCLKENRDQFSYTLQEDCDKLKKSINSLREEKGQAEHSVSCLKQEEKQLRLEIQGLRVEKNSVHSAFISQTQTEERKQMQHLLNPNGADMTLVGIEEYDAEKCHIKNFKGNSTWKQSDLMREIEALGEQLKRSREELEETRAEKPGGRRQRRRRLKQLKKE